AAGGATCGCTTGTAATTCAACTTCCCGACGGAGAAAAAAGAAAGGTACTCGCAGGCGATGTCGTCCACGTCTACCCCGACGAACGGACCCTATTCACCCCTTAGTTTTTCAAGAGCCTCCTGTTTCCTTTTGCATTCTATGCAAAGGGTGGTCACAGGGCGGGCTTTGAGGCGTTCTATGTCTATTTCATCGCCACAGCCTTCACATATACCGTAAGTGCCGTTTTCAATCCTTTCCAGGGCTTCTCTTATTTTTGCTATAAGCTTGCGTTCCCTATCACGAATCCGTAGCAGGAAGTTCCTGTCCGTTTCCAGAGAAGCTCTGTCCGTTGGATCCGGGAAGAAGGTGTTTTCTCCCGTCATCTCCTGCATGGTTTTTTCAGCCTCTTTCAGAAGCTCCTGAAGACGATCTTCCAGCAGCTTTTTGAAGTAATTCAAGGTTTCCTGATCCATAAAAATTACCTCTGCAAATTGGTTTCCCCTTCATCGGAATTGAGCACGAGATTGCCGTCTCGTACGAAGACCCCGCTTTTTCCTCCGGATTTGTAAACAAGTCGTATTTGGTCAATTGTCATGGTTTTGTCAAGAGCCTTGCACATGTCGTAAACGGTAAGGGCCGCAACCGACACCGCCGTCAGGGCTTCCATTTCAACCCCTGTCCTGTCCGTTGTCCTGACGATGGCGGTTATGTGAACGCCGGGAAGTTTGCGGTCCACGGTGAAGTCCAGGGAAACGGCGGTCAACTGTAAGGGGTGGCACAGAGGAATTAAATCCGCCGTTTTCTTTGCAGCCATGATACCGGCAATACGGGCCGTTTCGAAGACATTTCCCTTCGGGACTTTTCCGCACACAACCATATCCAGGAGCTCCGGACTCATCCTGATAGCCCCTTCCGCCCGTGCTTCCCGAACCGTGGGTTCCTTGGATGTTATGTCAACCATCCGAACCCGGCCTTCTTCGTCCAGATGCGTAAACGAAGCAGCCATGGCAATCGCTCCCGACGCTACAAACTTAAACACGATAAGCCGCCCAACCCGGCTTTGAATTAACACGCCTTTTCGGAGAGGGCAACCCGTCAAAGAGAGCCTATCGATCCGGCAGGATAAAATCAACTTATCTCTTTTATGCGC
This Thermodesulforhabdus norvegica DNA region includes the following protein-coding sequences:
- the dksA gene encoding RNA polymerase-binding protein DksA: MDQETLNYFKKLLEDRLQELLKEAEKTMQEMTGENTFFPDPTDRASLETDRNFLLRIRDRERKLIAKIREALERIENGTYGICEGCGDEIDIERLKARPVTTLCIECKRKQEALEKLRGE
- the moaC gene encoding cyclic pyranopterin monophosphate synthase MoaC, producing MAASFTHLDEEGRVRMVDITSKEPTVREARAEGAIRMSPELLDMVVCGKVPKGNVFETARIAGIMAAKKTADLIPLCHPLQLTAVSLDFTVDRKLPGVHITAIVRTTDRTGVEMEALTAVSVAALTVYDMCKALDKTMTIDQIRLVYKSGGKSGVFVRDGNLVLNSDEGETNLQR